Proteins encoded within one genomic window of Patescibacteria group bacterium:
- the thrS gene encoding threonine--tRNA ligase translates to MSKQEQSIDKIRHSLSHIMAMAVLKSFPKAKIAIGPMIENGFYYDFDVEGLKEEMLPEIEWEMKKIIKSGISFEKSEMSFADARRFFEKQPYKLELIDELENNGEKNVSIYKSGDFTDLCKGPHVDSEKDLAGVAFKLDKLAGAYWRGSEKNKMLTRIYALAFTSAEDLNHFLNLRAEAEKRDHRVIGKEYFLFDPVVGLGLAMWKPKGALLWRIIEDFWYKKHLDSGYDLVRSPHIGSRILWETSGHWNFYNDSMYPVLEVGRSLKDYQDNDHVAEKNKEEYLLKPMNCPFHVKIYKSEPHSYRDLPCRWAECGTVYRYEKSGELSGLTRVRGFTQDDAHIICRKDQIEEELKMVAMFIREYFEAFGFYDYKVYLSVRDPNNKEKYAGNDEGWKFTEEILEKVAKDLKLDYIKEEGEAAFYGPKLDYKIKDVLGREWQCSTLQFDFNLPERFDMTFVNSEGKEERPYMLHRALMGSFERFMGLLIENYAGAFPVWLSPVQIKIVSVGSAHVDFCEQLAGEFKALGIRVEVDDLNETVGNKIRKATGEKVPYMLVIGDKEIASDKLQVRVRGQKDVVEYSKDEFKKMILGKIVTRDKELK, encoded by the coding sequence ATGTCGAAACAAGAACAATCAATCGATAAAATTCGTCACTCATTATCGCACATCATGGCGATGGCGGTACTAAAAAGTTTTCCCAAGGCCAAAATAGCTATTGGTCCGATGATAGAAAATGGTTTCTATTATGATTTTGACGTTGAGGGGTTAAAAGAAGAAATGCTGCCAGAGATTGAATGGGAGATGAAAAAGATTATTAAATCTGGTATTAGTTTTGAAAAAAGCGAAATGTCTTTTGCTGATGCTAGGCGGTTTTTTGAAAAGCAGCCTTATAAGCTGGAGTTGATTGATGAGCTGGAGAATAATGGTGAGAAAAACGTTTCGATTTACAAATCCGGAGATTTTACCGACCTTTGTAAAGGTCCGCACGTTGATTCGGAAAAAGATTTGGCAGGGGTGGCTTTCAAGCTAGATAAACTGGCTGGCGCTTATTGGCGGGGGAGCGAAAAAAATAAAATGTTGACCCGTATTTACGCTTTAGCTTTTACTTCTGCTGAAGATCTTAATCATTTTTTAAATTTACGAGCTGAAGCAGAAAAAAGAGATCATCGTGTTATTGGAAAAGAATACTTCCTTTTTGATCCGGTAGTAGGTCTGGGGTTGGCTATGTGGAAACCAAAAGGAGCACTGCTTTGGAGAATAATAGAAGATTTTTGGTATAAGAAGCATTTAGACAGCGGATATGACTTGGTTCGTAGTCCTCATATTGGCAGTCGTATTTTATGGGAAACATCAGGCCACTGGAATTTTTATAACGATAGTATGTATCCGGTTTTGGAGGTTGGTCGTTCACTGAAAGATTATCAAGATAACGATCATGTCGCTGAAAAGAACAAAGAAGAATATTTGTTAAAACCAATGAATTGTCCTTTTCATGTAAAGATTTACAAATCAGAGCCACACTCCTATCGAGATTTACCTTGTCGTTGGGCTGAATGCGGTACGGTATATAGATATGAAAAATCTGGGGAATTATCCGGGTTGACTCGCGTTCGTGGCTTTACTCAAGACGATGCTCATATTATATGTCGTAAGGATCAAATTGAAGAAGAGTTGAAAATGGTTGCTATGTTTATTAGGGAATATTTTGAAGCGTTTGGTTTTTATGACTATAAGGTATATTTGTCGGTTCGCGATCCAAATAATAAAGAAAAATATGCCGGTAATGACGAAGGCTGGAAGTTTACCGAAGAAATCTTGGAAAAAGTTGCTAAAGATTTAAAACTTGACTACATCAAAGAAGAGGGTGAGGCGGCTTTTTATGGTCCAAAATTGGATTATAAGATTAAAGATGTTCTTGGTCGTGAATGGCAGTGTTCAACGTTACAGTTCGATTTTAATTTACCGGAAAGATTCGACATGACCTTTGTTAATTCTGAGGGTAAAGAGGAGAGACCTTATATGTTGCATCGAGCGTTAATGGGTTCTTTTGAAAGATTTATGGGGTTATTGATTGAGAATTATGCAGGGGCTTTTCCGGTTTGGCTCTCACCGGTACAGATAAAGATCGTTTCGGTTGGTTCGGCGCACGTTGATTTTTGTGAGCAATTAGCCGGAGAATTTAAAGCACTCGGTATTCGCGTAGAAGTCGATGATCTCAACGAGACCGTCGGTAACAAGATTCGTAAGGCTACGGGAGAAAAAGTGCCGTATATGCTAGTGATCGGTGACAAAGAAATAGCTAGTGATAAACTACAGGTTCGTGTTCGCGGACAAAAAGATGTGGTAGAATACAGTAAAGACGAGTTTAAAAAGATGATTTTGGGCAAAATCGTTACTCGCGATAAAGAATTAAAATAA
- a CDS encoding DUF5667 domain-containing protein, with protein MTKALTFFLCLFLVLNFFVPIGSFAESDVNQSDDSASSEVAGNGNVNTDATGDPQGNPAINESTGEEILINELFDSGSVNEPVSGEKEKKKKEIIPASFGLVKGEPIVLPGNPLYFIKDAWRKVKIFFTFDQVKKQDLRLEQMNDRLSEVEELFNQPADPKSQQVIKKALDKYQKESEKVKAGLIKAKEELKKNDQVNELLSKNTSDELSREYILKKLEDKSGLQDSVKNEIRSVIDDSANWLATLVSLMQDPKAIEQSLTEAAGTGSVEQRAYNLDTLKQLEQKTVSSTKSIIEQVLEKSREQLKNELEKSDSVINDNLMNEFINSK; from the coding sequence ATGACCAAAGCATTAACATTTTTTCTTTGTTTGTTTTTGGTTTTGAACTTTTTTGTTCCAATCGGGTCTTTTGCCGAGAGTGATGTCAATCAGTCAGATGATTCGGCTAGTAGTGAAGTAGCGGGTAATGGTAACGTCAACACTGACGCTACTGGTGATCCGCAGGGAAATCCCGCGATAAATGAGTCGACGGGCGAGGAGATTTTAATTAATGAATTGTTTGATAGCGGATCGGTAAATGAGCCGGTATCGGGAGAAAAAGAAAAAAAGAAAAAAGAAATTATTCCGGCAAGTTTTGGTTTAGTAAAAGGAGAGCCGATAGTTTTACCGGGAAATCCTTTATATTTTATTAAAGATGCTTGGCGTAAAGTAAAGATATTTTTTACTTTTGATCAGGTGAAAAAACAAGATTTGCGTTTAGAGCAGATGAACGATCGTTTGAGTGAAGTGGAGGAGCTTTTTAACCAGCCGGCTGATCCCAAAAGTCAGCAAGTAATAAAAAAAGCTTTGGATAAATATCAGAAAGAATCCGAAAAAGTTAAGGCTGGACTAATTAAGGCCAAAGAAGAATTGAAAAAAAATGACCAAGTAAATGAGCTACTTAGCAAAAATACCAGTGATGAGTTGAGTCGAGAATATATACTAAAAAAATTGGAGGATAAAAGTGGATTACAAGACTCAGTAAAAAATGAGATTCGTAGCGTTATTGATGATTCGGCTAACTGGTTAGCTACTTTAGTTTCGTTAATGCAGGATCCAAAAGCCATCGAACAAAGTTTGACCGAGGCAGCGGGGACTGGCAGTGTTGAACAACGCGCTTACAATCTGGATACCTTGAAGCAATTAGAGCAAAAGACAGTGTCTAGCACCAAATCTATTATTGAGCAGGTACTAGAAAAAAGTCGTGAGCAACTAAAAAATGAATTAGAAAAGAGCGATTCGGTTATAAATGATAATTTGATGAACGAGTTTATCAATTCGAAGTAA
- the miaB gene encoding tRNA (N6-isopentenyl adenosine(37)-C2)-methylthiotransferase MiaB, giving the protein MKPKFYIVTLGCQMNKSDSERMAGFFEKIGCVATDSEAKANILVVNTCSVRRAPVDRSFGFARKWKKWQKKNSKILTILTGCILPPDRKELESKYDVVVGIGEYSKVKLAVKKKYGLKKNSIKGEYDDYLDIMPHHHSDFSAFVPIMTGCNNFCAYCAVPYVRGRERSRSLRDVLTEIRQLAKKGFLEITLLGQNVNAYQPKDKKNFSKKNPYRHNFAALLWEIDKIKGAERIFFTAPHPKDMTDEVIDALALPKMVNYLHLPLQSGDDHVLRQMNRHYTAKYYLGLIKKINRKCPGIALGTDIIVGFPGETKKQFLNTLKVYRQADFDIAYPARYSARPGTVAAKMKDNVSLTEKKRRWLEVQKLMEKNTLQKNKKYKGNVVSVLVDGFSKGRYCGNSSEMKRVEFSSDKNLIGKIVDVKIDETLTWILRGHLVK; this is encoded by the coding sequence ATGAAACCTAAATTTTATATAGTCACACTTGGTTGTCAGATGAATAAAAGCGATTCGGAAAGAATGGCTGGTTTTTTTGAAAAAATAGGATGTGTTGCCACCGATAGTGAAGCTAAGGCCAACATTTTAGTGGTAAACACTTGTTCGGTGAGACGTGCGCCAGTAGATCGCTCTTTTGGCTTTGCGCGTAAATGGAAAAAGTGGCAAAAGAAAAATAGTAAAATATTAACGATTTTAACTGGTTGTATTTTGCCGCCGGATCGCAAAGAACTGGAAAGTAAGTACGACGTTGTTGTCGGTATTGGGGAATATAGCAAGGTAAAATTGGCGGTAAAGAAAAAATACGGTTTGAAAAAAAATAGTATAAAAGGAGAGTACGATGATTATTTAGATATTATGCCGCATCATCATAGTGATTTTTCGGCCTTTGTACCAATAATGACGGGCTGTAACAATTTTTGTGCTTATTGCGCGGTGCCATATGTCCGTGGTCGAGAACGCAGTCGGTCTTTACGCGATGTTTTGACCGAAATTAGGCAGCTGGCTAAAAAAGGATTTTTGGAAATAACTTTGCTGGGACAAAACGTGAATGCTTATCAGCCCAAGGATAAAAAGAATTTTTCCAAAAAAAATCCCTATCGTCATAATTTTGCCGCATTACTTTGGGAGATTGATAAGATAAAAGGAGCTGAAAGAATATTTTTTACCGCACCGCACCCCAAAGATATGACTGACGAAGTGATTGATGCTTTGGCGCTACCAAAAATGGTGAATTATTTGCATTTGCCTTTACAGTCTGGAGACGATCATGTTTTACGTCAGATGAACCGTCACTATACGGCAAAATATTATTTAGGCTTGATCAAAAAAATAAACAGGAAGTGTCCAGGCATTGCTCTTGGTACGGACATTATTGTTGGTTTTCCTGGTGAGACAAAAAAACAATTTTTGAATACTCTCAAGGTTTATCGTCAGGCTGATTTTGACATTGCTTATCCGGCACGATACTCTGCTCGTCCCGGTACGGTGGCGGCAAAGATGAAAGATAATGTTTCTCTGACGGAGAAAAAAAGACGTTGGCTGGAGGTGCAAAAATTGATGGAAAAAAATACTTTACAAAAAAATAAAAAATATAAAGGCAATGTAGTTTCGGTCTTGGTGGACGGTTTTAGTAAAGGTAGATATTGTGGTAATAGTTCGGAGATGAAGAGAGTAGAATTCTCCAGTGACAAAAACCTGATTGGTAAAATTGTTGATGTAAAAATAGATGAAACGCTTACTTGGATTTTGCGCGGTCATTTAGTAAAATAA
- the miaA gene encoding tRNA (adenosine(37)-N6)-dimethylallyltransferase MiaA, translated as MNNVDKKIIVVLGPTSSGKTRIGVKLAKKFNGEIISADSRQVYKGMDVGTGKDLKEYRVVSSGHRVGKITYHLIDVVGPNTEFNVAKFQKLGYAAIEDILQRGKIPMIVGGTGLYISAITEGYVLSERSKVKSKKVRRSLEPLTLKQLLVRLKKIDPKTYKIIDKKNRRRVQRALEIFYETGKTKSEVEGKNKPPYDFLKIGLIYPREVIFRRIDKRLEDRLEKENMIGEVRRLHKNGVSWKRLEAFGLEYKWLARYLQKKVGYQEMVAGLAQEIKNFSKRQIIWFKRDKDIIWTNDYDKIKKTVSEFLN; from the coding sequence ATGAATAATGTGGATAAAAAAATAATTGTGGTTTTGGGTCCAACATCATCTGGAAAAACCAGGATTGGTGTTAAATTAGCCAAAAAATTTAACGGCGAAATAATCTCGGCTGATTCAAGACAAGTGTATAAAGGTATGGATGTGGGAACGGGGAAGGATTTAAAAGAGTACAGGGTGGTAAGCAGTGGGCACAGGGTGGGAAAAATTACTTACCATCTGATTGACGTGGTTGGTCCTAATACCGAATTTAACGTGGCTAAATTTCAAAAATTGGGTTATGCTGCGATTGAAGATATTTTGCAGCGAGGCAAGATACCAATGATTGTTGGCGGGACAGGATTATATATTAGCGCAATTACAGAAGGTTATGTATTAAGTGAAAGGTCGAAAGTAAAAAGTAAAAAAGTGAGGCGAAGTCTCGAACCATTAACCTTGAAACAACTTTTGGTGCGATTAAAGAAGATTGACCCTAAGACGTATAAAATTATTGATAAAAAAAATCGACGGCGTGTGCAAAGGGCGTTAGAAATATTTTATGAAACGGGGAAAACTAAATCTGAAGTTGAGGGTAAAAATAAACCACCTTATGATTTTTTGAAGATTGGTCTTATTTACCCACGTGAAGTGATCTTTCGGCGAATCGATAAAAGACTTGAAGACAGGCTAGAAAAAGAAAATATGATCGGTGAAGTAAGGCGTTTGCATAAAAATGGTGTTAGTTGGAAGCGACTGGAGGCATTCGGTTTGGAATATAAATGGCTAGCAAGATATTTGCAAAAGAAAGTTGGCTATCAGGAAATGGTGGCGGGGCTCGCCCAAGAAATAAAAAATTTTTCCAAAAGGCAAATAATCTGGTTTAAACGTGATAAAGATATTATTTGGACCAATGATTACGATAAAATTAAAAAAACGGTTAGTGAATTTTTAAATTAA
- a CDS encoding class IV adenylate cyclase, whose translation MKNIELKLKLNDFARVKRSARAAGVKEISVLYQTDTYFNVASGRLKLREINGKVFELINYFRSDKKSSKLSSYEIFNLNKDQAMLFKKALSRILGIRVTVKKKRNLWLHEHTRIHFDQVSGLGKYLELETVLWQSNSAAQKEHKKVIKMLGLDKYKKIAVSYNDLLLGKK comes from the coding sequence ATGAAAAACATAGAATTAAAATTAAAGCTCAATGACTTTGCCAGAGTTAAGCGCTCTGCCAGAGCGGCCGGAGTAAAAGAGATTAGTGTTTTATATCAAACTGATACTTATTTTAATGTTGCTTCCGGCAGACTAAAATTACGAGAAATAAATGGCAAAGTTTTTGAACTGATAAATTATTTCCGTTCCGATAAGAAGAGCTCAAAACTTTCCAGTTATGAAATATTTAATCTAAATAAAGACCAGGCGATGTTGTTTAAAAAGGCTTTGTCTAGGATTTTGGGGATAAGGGTGACGGTAAAAAAGAAAAGGAATTTGTGGCTTCACGAGCACACGAGAATACATTTTGATCAGGTGTCAGGGCTAGGTAAATATCTGGAGCTAGAGACTGTTTTGTGGCAAAGTAATTCTGCTGCGCAAAAGGAACATAAGAAGGTTATTAAGATGCTTGGTTTGGATAAATATAAAAAAATAGCGGTTTCGTATAACGATTTACTTTTAGGCAAAAAATAG
- the gatB gene encoding Asp-tRNA(Asn)/Glu-tRNA(Gln) amidotransferase subunit GatB: MKYLPTIGLEIHFHLKTKSKMFCSCANVDLDEPNKNICPVCTAQPGAMPVINKQAIERTALVGLALNCKLASKFNFERKNYFYPDLPKGYQITSTANPPCLGGYLVINEKKIRINHIHLEEDTGSLKHSSDKTSSLVDLNRAGAPLVELVTEPDMESGPETKMFCQELQLILRTLNVADADMEKGQMRCEVNISVRPEKTKKLGTKVEIKNLNSFRTVERSIDYEIKRQTELLEKGEKIIQETRGWDEAKQRTVSQRRKEESHDYRYFPEPDLPPITFDQSFYENITAQLPELPVKKRERFILEYGFSHEDAKLITADKHLASFTENTVSELREWLSSLEGVEGTDEEIWSTNKKKMTKLVGGWVTSELFKLTNESKSDFSNLKITPENFAEFITLIYQNKVNSSSAQKILKIMFNTGGDPSHIMDEQDLSQNDNVDELNAVIDKIIENNPEQVQQYQSGKSSVFQYFVGLAMKETKGKANPETVQKLLKEKLS; the protein is encoded by the coding sequence ATGAAATATTTGCCTACAATTGGTCTGGAAATCCACTTCCACCTCAAAACCAAATCAAAAATGTTTTGTTCTTGCGCCAACGTCGATCTGGATGAGCCGAATAAAAATATCTGCCCGGTCTGCACCGCTCAACCCGGAGCCATGCCGGTAATCAATAAACAAGCAATTGAACGGACTGCCCTAGTTGGTTTAGCCTTAAACTGCAAGCTGGCATCAAAGTTTAATTTTGAAAGAAAAAACTACTTTTATCCGGATTTACCAAAAGGCTACCAAATCACTTCGACTGCCAATCCTCCGTGTCTAGGCGGATATCTTGTCATCAATGAAAAAAAAATCCGTATCAATCATATTCATCTCGAAGAAGATACTGGCTCGCTCAAACACAGTAGTGACAAGACATCCAGTCTGGTTGACCTCAACCGTGCCGGCGCGCCACTAGTAGAGCTCGTCACCGAACCGGATATGGAAAGTGGTCCGGAAACCAAAATGTTCTGCCAAGAGTTACAGCTGATTTTACGTACCCTAAACGTAGCTGACGCCGACATGGAAAAAGGTCAGATGCGCTGCGAAGTAAATATTTCCGTCCGACCAGAAAAAACTAAAAAACTTGGCACTAAAGTAGAAATAAAAAATCTTAATTCTTTCCGTACCGTCGAAAGATCTATAGATTATGAAATCAAACGTCAAACCGAGCTACTAGAAAAAGGTGAAAAAATAATCCAAGAAACTCGAGGTTGGGATGAGGCTAAACAACGGACCGTGTCTCAACGCCGTAAAGAAGAAAGCCATGATTACCGATACTTCCCCGAGCCAGATCTGCCGCCAATCACCTTTGACCAAAGCTTTTACGAAAATATAACGGCACAACTGCCAGAGCTACCGGTCAAAAAGCGCGAACGTTTTATTTTAGAATATGGTTTTAGTCATGAAGATGCAAAATTAATCACCGCCGATAAACATTTAGCTTCTTTTACTGAAAACACCGTCTCCGAATTGCGCGAATGGCTTAGCTCACTGGAAGGAGTCGAAGGAACCGACGAAGAAATTTGGAGTACAAACAAGAAAAAAATGACAAAGTTAGTTGGCGGTTGGGTTACCTCTGAACTTTTCAAACTAACCAATGAATCCAAGTCTGATTTTTCTAATCTAAAAATCACTCCGGAAAATTTTGCCGAGTTTATCACTTTGATTTACCAAAACAAGGTCAACTCTTCCTCTGCTCAAAAAATACTAAAAATCATGTTTAATACTGGTGGCGATCCCAGCCATATCATGGACGAACAAGATCTGTCGCAAAACGACAATGTTGATGAACTAAACGCGGTAATTGATAAAATTATAGAAAATAACCCTGAACAGGTACAACAATATCAAAGCGGCAAAAGCAGCGTTTTCCAGTATTTCGTTGGTCTGGCAATGAAAGAAACCAAAGGCAAAGCCAATCCTGAAACCGTACAAAAACTACTAAAAGAAAAATTAAGCTAA